The genomic region TGCGCGCCAGCGTGTCCTGCTGCTGGGCGCGCAGTGACTGCAGGTTGCCCTGCTCGATGCGTTCGGGAGCGACGGCGGCGGTGGGGTCGGCGCGCAGCCAGCCTTCCTTCGGATGCCAGATTTCGGCCCAAGCGTGAGCGTTGGCCTGGCGGACGATCCAGTAGTCATCCTGCGCATGGTGCTCGGCGCCCTGGTAGCCGGTCACCACGCGGGCAGGCACGCCCATGGCGCGCATCATGAAGACGAAGGCGCTGCTGTAGTGCTCGCAGAAGCCTGCCCGGCTCTCGAACAGGAATTCGTCGATGCTGTCCTTGCCCAGCTTGGGGGGCGACAGCGTGTAGTGGAAGGGTTCCTCGCGGATCCAGCGCAGCACATGGGCGGCCAGAACGTTGGGGTCGTCGCCCAGCTGCTGGCGCCACTGTCGGGCCAGCGCCAGGGCACGCGGATTGAAGCCCGGTGGCAGTTGCAGCCAGTTGTGCAGGCTGCGCTCGGTCTCGTTCAGCCCCGTCCAGGAGCCGGGGCGCGACTGCGCCACAAAGCGCATCCGTTCGGTCAGCGGCGACTGGCGCACCCATTCCATCGTGGGCAGCACGGCGGTGGGTTCATCGCCCACCTCCGGGGTCTGGGTGATGGTGTCCAGTCCCAGCAGCCAGCGGTTGTTGCCGGGCTCGCGCGTGATGGTGTATTGCCAGGTGGCCGATCCCTGTGGCACGCGCACCTCGGGCGGTGGCAGGCTGCGCTCGGCCGAGGGGGGCAGCGCCGTCCAGCGCCGGCCGTCGAAGTGGCCGAAGCTGGGGCCGCGCCAGTACATGTCGCTGGGGGCAGGGGCATCGCCCTGGAATTCCACCCGCATCACGACTTCATTGGATTCGGCCAGCTTCGAGAAGTCGCCGGGAGCCATCGAATCCGACAGGCCGGTGGTGCTGGCGTCCTGCTGGTTCTGGTTGCCCCACAGCGGCCCGCTCGGACGCGGGAACAGCACGAACAGGATGATGGCCAGCGGCAGGGCCTGCAGCAGCAGCACGACGGCCTGGCGCAGCCGGGTGCGCAGCGGCACCTCGGCCTGCTGGTACTGGATGGTGAGCAGCACCGCCAGCAGCGCCGGAATGGCCAGCAGCGTCCAGGCACCCATCAGGATGCTCTGGGAGTGCAGATAGGCGGCCAGCAGCAGGAAGAAGCCCAGGAAGACGGTGATGTAGAAGTCCCGCCGGGTGCGCATCTCCAGAAGTTTCAGTCCCAGAAAGAGCACCACCAGCGCCACGCCCGCTTCCTGGCCCACCAGGGTGCGGAACTGGGCGTAGACCGCGCCCACCACGGCCAGACTGGCCAGGATGCGGATCCAGCGCCCCGGCAGGGGCCGGCCGGAAACGAGCAGGCCCAGCCGCCAGGCAAACAGGATGGCAAAGCCCGCCGTGCACCAGAAGGGCAGGTACAGGGCATGGGGCAGGACGGCCAGCAGCGTCACGGCCAGCAGGAAGAGCGTGTCGCGCCGGTCGCGTTCCCAGGTGCCGCCCAGACGGCCGCCCAGCGCACGCAGCGAGGGGCGCAGACGCGGGTTCAGGGTGGCGTTTTCCTGGCTGCCGCGTGTTCTCGCGTCTGGATTCCGTGATCCACGGCCCGCGCTGCTGCCAGGGGCTGCCGTGAACGGCCGGGCAGGCTGCGGCTGGTGCGGAGCCTGGCTCATGATGCGGGGGCCTCACCGAAGCGGGCCAGGGCTTCCAGGCAGGCAGCGCGCTGCTTGGGGCCCCGGTCGGTGGTGAAATGGCGGCGCGGCAGCTTCAGCGCATAGGGCTGCTCGGCCTGTTCGGCCAGTTCGATCCAGCTTGTCAGCCGCGACAGGCGTGCTTCTTCGTCCAGACCCGGCGGGAGCTGCTCCCAGTCGAACATCAGTTCGCCGCCTTCGCCACCATCGGAGAATTCCCGGGTCTGCGGCAGGCCCTGCGGATGGCGGGCCATGGCGCGCCAGGCCAGCCGCCGGATCGAATCGCCGGGGCGGTAGGGGCGCAGGTGGCTGAAATCGTCGCCGCCATGCTGATGCTGCTCGGCATGGCCGGTGGGATCATGGGACTGGGGCAGGGGGCTGGGCGGATTCTCGGGGGCTGGCCAGGCCAGCACGCCGGCGGCCGGATACCACAGCGTCCAGACCCGCCACAGGCCCAGCGGGAAGTCGGAGGTGAGCCGCAGCAGCGGGGCCGGCTGCCAGCCGCGCTTTTCGGTCTTTAGCGCCACCGACACCATCTGCTCGGCCTCGGCGGCAATGTCCACTTCCTGTGCCTCGGTATCGCGGCCCGTGTCCAGGCGGATGGCGTAGCGCGCCAGCCGGGTGGGGTTCAGGAAGCTCAGGTTGAGTTCTGCCGTCTCGCCGGCGTGCACCGGATCGCCGCGGCCCGGTCGCAGCACCAACCCGGCCAGATTGCGCCACGCATGAAAGAGCGACACCCAGAAGACGCCGCCCAGCACGAAGACCAGCACGTAGCCCAGCGCCAGCCCGTAGTTGATGGTCAGCACCAGCATGACCAGCAGCGCACCGGCAAAGATCAGCCCCATCCGGGACGGCAGGACGTAGATCCGTCGACGGGTGAGGGGGAAGTCGCCTTCCCAGGGGGTGCGCGTGCGGCCGAAGAAGCGCATTCAGTAGGGGAAAGTGGTCGGAACCGGGCCTTGCACAGGAAGGGCCATGGCGTGGAACGGGGGCGTCATGTCAGGGAATGGCCACCGCCTTCTGCAGCTCGGCCACCAGCTCGGCGCGGGCGCGGTGGTTGGTGGCGGCGCCGCGCGCCGGCTTCAGGCGATGTCCGGCCACCGGCAGCAGCACGGCCTGCACGTCGTCGGGCAGCACGTGGTTGCGGCCGTCCAGCAGTGCCCAGGCGCGGGCGGCGCGCAGCAGCGCCAGGCCGGCCCGTGGGCTCAGCCCCTCGGCAAACATCGACGAGCGCCGCGACTGGGTGAGCAGGTTCTGCACGTAGTCGATCAGGGGGCCGGAGGTCTTCACCTCGGTGACGGCTTTCTGGATCTGCAGCAGCTCGGCCGGCGTGAGGATCGGCTTCAGCTCGGTGAGCCAGTCCCGACGGTCCCGGCCTTCCAGAATGGCGCGTTCCGACTTGGGATCGGGGTAGCCCAGTTCCACGCACATCAGGAAGCGGTCCAGCTGCGACTCGGGCAGCGGGAAGGTGCCGATCTGGTCCTGCGGGTTCTGGGTGGCGATCACGAAGAACGGCTCGGGCAGGCGATGGGCCACGCCCTCCACCGAGACCTGGCGCTCTTCCATGGCCTCCAGCAGCGCACTCTGCGACTTGGGCGAGGCACGGTTGATCTCGTCGGCCAGCAGCATCTGCGTGAACACCGGGCCGGGCATGAAGGAGAAGCGCTGCTCCTGGCGCTGATAGACGCTGGAGCCGGTGATGTCTGCCGGCAGCAGGTCGTTGGTGAACTGGATGCGTTTGTAGTCCAGCCCCAGCGAACGGGCCAGCGTGTGAGCCAGCGTGGTCTTGCCCACGCCGGGCAGGTCTTCCAGCAGCAGGTGGCCACGGGCGAACAGGCAGGCCAGCGTCAGGCGGATCTGGCGCGGCTTGCCGACGACGATGGCGCCGATCTGCATGGCGACTTCCTGGATCTTTTGCAGCATGGGGTACCAGCCGTGACGGAATGAAGGAATGGGGGTGGGTCTGCACGGACACCGGCATGCCGGTCCGTTGCTGTGCCCATCCAATACCCCCAGCGGCGCCGATGGTAGTGGGGAACGCCTGCATGGCTGGTTCCGGGCTGACGGCCGGTTGGCGGGCGCGGATGCGCCCCCGCTGTCCGGTCCCCAGGCCCCAGGTCGGCCGTCAGGGGGCGGGTGTCGGGCAGGGGATGGTTTTCTGCGCTTCCGGGCTTGCAGGCCTTCAGGGCTTCATCCCTCTGGCCCCTGGGCACCGTGGCGCCTGGGGTGTCGGGTGGGTCAGTCCACCCGGATTGCCCTGGGTCGATAGTTCATGACCTTCCAAAAGGTAGCGCTCATGGGAAACCCTGATGAAACACTCTCTTATAATGTGTGGAAAAACGAGCGTGTCATGTACCTGCAGGCCGCCACGCTGATTCCATGCCCTGGGCTCCCGGGCCTCGCATTTCCGGCCGGGAAGGGTGATGGACCCATCCGGAGCTTCCCCCGATGGCGGCATGTATGATTCCACGCGATGTGGACTACCTCTATCAACGGACTTGTCTCATGAAAATTCTGGTAGCAGTCAAACGGGTCGTCGATTACAACGTCAAGGTCAGGGTCAAGAGTGACAACACCGACGTGGATATCGCCAACGTCAAGATGTCGATCAACCCCTTCGACGAGATTGCCGTGGAAGAGGCCGTGCGCCTGAAGGAAAAGGGCGTGGCTACCGAAGTGGTCGCCGTCTCGTGCGGGCCCACCGCCTGCCAGGAAACGCTGCGCACCGCGCTGGCCATTGGCGCCGACCGTGCCATCCAGGTGGAAACCGATGCCCAGCTGCAGCCGCTGGCCGTGGCCAAGCTGCTGGCTGCCGTGCAGGCCAGGGAGTCGGCCGGCATCATCCTGCTGGGCAAGCAGGCCATCGACGATGATGCCAACCAGACTGGCCAGATGCTGGCGGCGCTGCTGAAGCTGCCGCAAGGCACCTTCGCCTCGAAGATCGAGGTGGCTGATGGTCAGGCCACCGTCACCCGCGAGATCGATGGCGGCCTGGAGACGCTGCGCATGCCGCTGCCGGCCGTCATTACCGCCGATCTGCGCCTGAACGAGCCGCGCTACGTCACGCTGCCCAACATCATGAAGGCCAAGAAGAAGCCGCTGGAAAAATTCTCCCCGGCCGACCTGGGCGTCGATCCGGCGCCGCGCCTGAAGGTGCTGAAGGTGACCGAGCCGCCTGCCCGTCAGGGTGGCGTGAAGGTCTCCAGCGTCGAGGAGCTGGTCGAGAAACTGAAGAACGAAGCCAAGGTCATCTGATCAGGCGCAACGGAAGAGGGAGTGACCCATGGCAGTACTGGTTATTGCAGAACACGACAACAAGACCCTGAAACGCGCCACGCTGCAGGCCGTGGATGCAGCCGCCCGGCTGGGTGAGGTGCACCTGCTGGTGCTGGGCAGCGGCGTGGATGCCGTTGCGCAGGCCGCCGCCAAGGTGGCGGGCGTCGCCCAGGTGAAGGTGGTGGACGATCCGGCGCTGGCCGAGTCCCTGGCCGAAGTCGTCACCGCCCAGGTGGTGCCGCTGGCCAAGGACTACAGCCACGTGGTGGCCGCCGCCACCGCCCACGGCAAGGACTTCATGCCGCGCGTGGCCGCCCTGCTGGACGTGGCCCAGATCTCCGAGGTGACCGGCATCGATTCGGCCGACACCTTCCGCCGGCCCATCTACGCCGGCAACGCCATTGCCACCGTGCAGAGCAGCGACCCCATCAAGGTGCTGACGGTGCGCGGCACGTCCTTCGATGAGGCCGCCGCTGAAGGTGGCTCGGCCGCCATCGAGAAAGTGGCGGCCGTGGCCGTCGACGGCCAGCCCGCCCTGGTGGGCCGCGAGCAGGCCTCCAGTGATCGTCCCGAGCTGACGGCCGCCCAGGTGGTCGTCGCCGGCGGCCGGGGGCTGGGCAGCGCCGAGCAGTTCCAGGCCGTGCTGGAGCCGCTGGCCGACCGGCTGGGTGCCGCCCTGGGGGCCTCGCGTGCGGCGGTGGACGCCGGCTATGCGCCCAATGACTGGCAGGTGGGCCAGACCGGCAAGATCGTTGCGCCGCAGCTCTACATCGCGGCCGGCATCTCGGGGGCCATCCAGCACCTGGCCGGCATGAAGGACAGCCGCATCATCGTGGCCATCAACAAGGATGAAGAGGCGCCCATCTTCAGCGTGGCCGACTATGGCCTGGTGGCCGATCTCTTCGAGGCCGTGCCTGCGCTGACTGCCAAGCTGGGCTGATCGCCTGATCGCCTCACCGGACGGCGGAGCGTGACATTCGTCACGTTCCGCCGTTGTCGTTTCCGGCCATGAAAAGGACTCCGACGTTTTGGCGATTCTTGAGGCATGGTTGCTTGCCGTGGGGCGGGGCGCCGATCAAGAATGCCTGCCGCTGGTGCCCCGCCGGGTGCCTTTCGTCAGGAGACGTGGAAATGGAAACGAAATTTGCGGTGGGCCGTCTGGTGCTGTCCTGTGCCGCCGTGGCTATGAGTGGTCTGCTGGCGGCGGGCGCCGCCCAGGCTGAAAGCGTCACCAAGGTCTATCAGTCGCGCATGCACGATGGTTCGCTCAGCTTCGGCGACAAGCCTGCCCAAGGCGCCATCGAGACCGAAAGCCGCGACTATCGGCTGCCCGACGCCCCCCCGGCCGCCGTGCTGGAAGCCGAGCGCCGCAACTGGGCCGAGCAGAACCGGGCCTTCGAGCAGCGTTATACCGACCGCCTGGCCATCGAGGCCATGCAGGAACGCCAGCGCAAGCTGGAGACGATGCTGCTGCGCGGTGCGAGCGCTGCGGCGCCCACCGAGACGCTGGTCTATGGGGGCGCCCCCGTGGTCTGGGGTGCACCGCACATCCGTCCCATGCCGCCCATGGCCCAGCCCGGAGGCGCGGTCTATCGCAGCTCGCCCGGTGCCGTGAACGGCCGTGGCGCGCCGTTCCTGTCCAGCGGCTTCCAAGCGCATCCGGCGTACTGATACCTGGTCATCCCTCATGAAAAAACCCCGGCAGCGCAGAAGGCTGTCGGGGTTTTTTGTTGGGGCCTCATCGGGGCATCCGGGTCGGGACACCCCCATGTGCGGCGCGTGACCGGGTGTCCGCCGCGCAGGGCGTGGCCAGGTGTCAGCCACGCAGGGCCTGGTCGGCGGGGCAGGGTCGTGGCCGGTTTCAGTCCGCTGCGGCTGGTGCGGCCTCTTCCTTGGCGGGGTCCTTCAGCCGTGTCACCAGCAGCTGGTCGATGCGATGGTGGTCGATGTCGACCACCTCGAACTTGTAGCCACCGTAGCTCACGGCGTCGGTGAGCTTGGGCATGCGGCGCAGGCTGTACATCATGAAGCCGGCCAGCGTCTCGTAGCTGCTGTCCTCGGGCAGCGCCTCGATGTCCAGCGCCCGCAGCACGGTTTCCACCGGGGTCAGGCCGTCGATCAGCCAGCTGTTGTCGTCGCGCTTGACGATCTGCCGCTGGTTGTCGTTGACCAGATCGCCCATCACGGTGCTCATCACGTCGTTGAGGGTGATCAGCCCCACCACCAGCGCGTATTCGTTCAGCACGATGGCGATGTCCTCGCGGCTGGCCCGGAAATGGTTCAGCAGCTCGGACAGCGTGAGCGAATCCGGAATGGTCAGCACCGGCTTGATCCACGGTGCGCCCTTGAGCGTCAGCGGCTCGTCGTTCAGGATGCGGGCCAGCAGGTCCTTCGATTCCACGTAGCCGACGATGCGGTCGATCTCGTCGTCGCAGACCAGGAAGCGCGAATGGGCCAGCTGGGCAATCTGCTCGCGGATCTCCTGCTCGGTTTCCTGCAGCGTGAGGTAGGCAATGCTCTCGCGCGTGGTCATGGCCGACGACACCAGCCGCGATTCCAGCTCGAAGACGTTCTCGATCAGGTGGTATTCGGTGTCGGGCAGCACACCGGCCTCGGCGCCGGCATCCACCACGGCCGAGATGTCGTCGAAGGTGAGCTCGTCGGTGCGCTGCGCCGGCAGCCCGAACAGCGAGATCAGCTTGTCCGAGAGCGTGTTGAAGATCCAGACAATGGGCTTGAACAGCACGATGCAGCCGTGCAGGGGGCGCACCAGCCGCCGGGCCAGTCGCTCGGGGGCCAGCATGGCCAGCCGCTTGGGCAGCAGGTCCGCAAACAGGATGAACATGCCCGTCACCACCAGGAAGGACAGCGTGGTGGTGAGCGGTTCCAGCCAGGGACCCTTGTAGAAGGGGGATATCCAGTCGTGCAGCGAGGGGCCGAGCGCCGATTCACCCACGGCACCGGCCAGGATGGCCACCGCGTTGATGCCGATCTGCACCGCGGTGACGAACTGGCCGGGGCGCAACTGCAGGGCGAGAATTTCCTTGGCGTGCTCGTCGCCCTCGTCGGCCATGACCTGCAGCTTGATGCGGCGCGAGGCGGCCAGCGAGATTTCGGCGGCCGAGAAGAAGGCGCTGCACAGGATGAGCAGCAGCAGGATGAGAAGCTGTTGGGTGGGACTGAGGCTGAAATGCAAAGCGGGCTCCGAAGCCGCACAGGGGACGGTCTGGACAGGCTCAGTGACGGCGCGTCTCGTGTTTTTCGGACTTTCCCGAGTGC from Lautropia mirabilis harbors:
- a CDS encoding transglutaminase TgpA family protein, with the translated sequence MSQAPHQPQPARPFTAAPGSSAGRGSRNPDARTRGSQENATLNPRLRPSLRALGGRLGGTWERDRRDTLFLLAVTLLAVLPHALYLPFWCTAGFAILFAWRLGLLVSGRPLPGRWIRILASLAVVGAVYAQFRTLVGQEAGVALVVLFLGLKLLEMRTRRDFYITVFLGFFLLLAAYLHSQSILMGAWTLLAIPALLAVLLTIQYQQAEVPLRTRLRQAVVLLLQALPLAIILFVLFPRPSGPLWGNQNQQDASTTGLSDSMAPGDFSKLAESNEVVMRVEFQGDAPAPSDMYWRGPSFGHFDGRRWTALPPSAERSLPPPEVRVPQGSATWQYTITREPGNNRWLLGLDTITQTPEVGDEPTAVLPTMEWVRQSPLTERMRFVAQSRPGSWTGLNETERSLHNWLQLPPGFNPRALALARQWRQQLGDDPNVLAAHVLRWIREEPFHYTLSPPKLGKDSIDEFLFESRAGFCEHYSSAFVFMMRAMGVPARVVTGYQGAEHHAQDDYWIVRQANAHAWAEIWHPKEGWLRADPTAAVAPERIEQGNLQSLRAQQQDTLARTASDLTRRWTLSLDGITHHWNLWLLSYDRNSQRRLLDRLGLGADGWQTLAGILAGALGLALAVTALFTLRARQPRDPVERAFEDFCRKLAAIGADRMPQETANQFLYRVERLLDADNAALAHDIVATYNRMRYDPEPGPAELLAQLRGLVRAFRP
- a CDS encoding DUF58 domain-containing protein, yielding MRFFGRTRTPWEGDFPLTRRRIYVLPSRMGLIFAGALLVMLVLTINYGLALGYVLVFVLGGVFWVSLFHAWRNLAGLVLRPGRGDPVHAGETAELNLSFLNPTRLARYAIRLDTGRDTEAQEVDIAAEAEQMVSVALKTEKRGWQPAPLLRLTSDFPLGLWRVWTLWYPAAGVLAWPAPENPPSPLPQSHDPTGHAEQHQHGGDDFSHLRPYRPGDSIRRLAWRAMARHPQGLPQTREFSDGGEGGELMFDWEQLPPGLDEEARLSRLTSWIELAEQAEQPYALKLPRRHFTTDRGPKQRAACLEALARFGEAPAS
- a CDS encoding AAA family ATPase, giving the protein MLQKIQEVAMQIGAIVVGKPRQIRLTLACLFARGHLLLEDLPGVGKTTLAHTLARSLGLDYKRIQFTNDLLPADITGSSVYQRQEQRFSFMPGPVFTQMLLADEINRASPKSQSALLEAMEERQVSVEGVAHRLPEPFFVIATQNPQDQIGTFPLPESQLDRFLMCVELGYPDPKSERAILEGRDRRDWLTELKPILTPAELLQIQKAVTEVKTSGPLIDYVQNLLTQSRRSSMFAEGLSPRAGLALLRAARAWALLDGRNHVLPDDVQAVLLPVAGHRLKPARGAATNHRARAELVAELQKAVAIP
- a CDS encoding electron transfer flavoprotein subunit beta/FixA family protein — translated: MKILVAVKRVVDYNVKVRVKSDNTDVDIANVKMSINPFDEIAVEEAVRLKEKGVATEVVAVSCGPTACQETLRTALAIGADRAIQVETDAQLQPLAVAKLLAAVQARESAGIILLGKQAIDDDANQTGQMLAALLKLPQGTFASKIEVADGQATVTREIDGGLETLRMPLPAVITADLRLNEPRYVTLPNIMKAKKKPLEKFSPADLGVDPAPRLKVLKVTEPPARQGGVKVSSVEELVEKLKNEAKVI
- a CDS encoding electron transfer flavoprotein subunit alpha/FixB family protein, with amino-acid sequence MAVLVIAEHDNKTLKRATLQAVDAAARLGEVHLLVLGSGVDAVAQAAAKVAGVAQVKVVDDPALAESLAEVVTAQVVPLAKDYSHVVAAATAHGKDFMPRVAALLDVAQISEVTGIDSADTFRRPIYAGNAIATVQSSDPIKVLTVRGTSFDEAAAEGGSAAIEKVAAVAVDGQPALVGREQASSDRPELTAAQVVVAGGRGLGSAEQFQAVLEPLADRLGAALGASRAAVDAGYAPNDWQVGQTGKIVAPQLYIAAGISGAIQHLAGMKDSRIIVAINKDEEAPIFSVADYGLVADLFEAVPALTAKLG
- a CDS encoding hemolysin family protein, whose product is MHFSLSPTQQLLILLLLILCSAFFSAAEISLAASRRIKLQVMADEGDEHAKEILALQLRPGQFVTAVQIGINAVAILAGAVGESALGPSLHDWISPFYKGPWLEPLTTTLSFLVVTGMFILFADLLPKRLAMLAPERLARRLVRPLHGCIVLFKPIVWIFNTLSDKLISLFGLPAQRTDELTFDDISAVVDAGAEAGVLPDTEYHLIENVFELESRLVSSAMTTRESIAYLTLQETEQEIREQIAQLAHSRFLVCDDEIDRIVGYVESKDLLARILNDEPLTLKGAPWIKPVLTIPDSLTLSELLNHFRASREDIAIVLNEYALVVGLITLNDVMSTVMGDLVNDNQRQIVKRDDNSWLIDGLTPVETVLRALDIEALPEDSSYETLAGFMMYSLRRMPKLTDAVSYGGYKFEVVDIDHHRIDQLLVTRLKDPAKEEAAPAAAD